A window of the Leucothrix mucor DSM 2157 genome harbors these coding sequences:
- a CDS encoding aldehyde dehydrogenase family protein: MTQNTQNYIAGEWMNGVSEVENYNPSDLSDLIGMYAQADHAQLELALDAAHDAKTQWAKVGLEQRQSILNAIGEELMARAVELGTLLAREEGKPLAEGKGEVFRAGQFFTYYAAEVLRQIGDTADSVRAGVEVHVAREPVGVVAIISPWNFPTATAVWKIAPALAFGNTVIWKPANIVPASAVAVAEIIARQVEKGMPKGLFNLVMGSGGDIGQRLVESPRVDAITFTGSVEVGKHIAVSAIGNLTKLQMEMGSKNALAVMDDGDLDIAVAAALGGAFGGSGQKCTASSRLVVHSAVHDEFVERLVAGAKSMVVGHALTEGTQIGPVVSAEQLQQNLDNVALAKSEGAEWMCGGERLERETEGYYMDPAVFIGTNNQMRVNREELFAPMTCVIKVDSYDEALATVNDTNFGLTSGIITNSLARATHFRRNAQTGCVMVNLATAGTDYHVPFGGRGDSSYGPREQGQYAAEFYTTVKTSYISAGDPE, from the coding sequence ATGACCCAGAACACACAAAACTACATCGCCGGCGAATGGATGAACGGTGTTTCAGAAGTCGAGAACTACAACCCTTCTGACCTCAGCGACCTGATCGGCATGTACGCACAAGCAGATCACGCACAGTTAGAGCTAGCGCTAGATGCTGCTCACGATGCTAAAACACAGTGGGCAAAAGTCGGTCTGGAACAACGTCAAAGCATTTTGAATGCGATTGGTGAAGAGTTAATGGCGCGTGCCGTTGAACTAGGCACATTGCTAGCGCGTGAAGAAGGCAAGCCGCTCGCTGAAGGTAAGGGTGAAGTATTCCGTGCCGGTCAGTTCTTCACTTATTACGCGGCTGAAGTATTGCGCCAAATTGGTGACACCGCAGACTCTGTTCGCGCCGGTGTTGAAGTGCATGTCGCCCGTGAACCAGTCGGTGTGGTGGCGATTATCTCTCCATGGAATTTCCCAACGGCGACAGCGGTTTGGAAAATTGCCCCCGCGCTAGCCTTCGGTAATACGGTGATCTGGAAGCCTGCGAATATCGTTCCAGCGTCTGCGGTAGCGGTTGCTGAAATCATCGCTCGCCAAGTGGAAAAGGGCATGCCAAAAGGTTTGTTTAATCTGGTGATGGGTTCTGGAGGTGACATTGGTCAGCGTTTAGTTGAAAGCCCACGGGTTGATGCGATTACCTTCACCGGATCTGTCGAAGTGGGTAAGCACATTGCGGTTTCTGCGATTGGTAACCTCACCAAGCTGCAAATGGAAATGGGTTCTAAGAACGCACTCGCAGTAATGGATGATGGCGATTTAGACATTGCGGTTGCAGCGGCATTAGGCGGCGCATTCGGTGGTTCTGGTCAAAAGTGTACCGCCTCTTCCCGCTTAGTCGTTCACAGCGCGGTTCATGATGAATTCGTTGAGCGTTTAGTCGCCGGTGCTAAGTCAATGGTCGTCGGTCACGCCTTAACAGAAGGCACACAAATCGGCCCTGTCGTCAGCGCTGAGCAACTTCAGCAAAACCTCGATAATGTGGCGCTCGCGAAAAGCGAAGGCGCAGAATGGATGTGTGGTGGTGAGCGTTTAGAGCGTGAAACGGAAGGTTACTACATGGACCCTGCGGTCTTTATCGGGACTAACAACCAGATGCGCGTTAATCGTGAAGAGCTATTCGCACCGATGACCTGCGTGATCAAAGTGGACTCTTATGATGAAGCGTTGGCAACGGTAAATGACACTAACTTTGGTCTAACGTCCGGCATTATCACTAACTCATTAGCACGTGCCACTCACTTCCGTCGAAATGCGCAGACCGGTTGCGTGATGGTGAATCTGGCAACAGCCGGCACGGACTATCACGTCCCATTCGGTGGTCGCGGTGACTCTAGTTACGGCCCTCGTGAGCAAGGTCAATACGCGGCTGAATTCTACACCACCGTAAAAACCAGCTACATCAGCGCTGGCGATCCGGAGTAA
- a CDS encoding LysR family transcriptional regulator: MNIKPESLRTFVTVADCGNLHEASEILGRTPSAISMTLKQLSEQLNTELFETDRKSNLTPTGQFVLEESRRALNSFDESVRTIERYTKGEMGVVRVATVPSVASHLLPAVVSRFQQKSPKVRLELRDTDSVMVATAVRNGSVDCGVASLSFASHDLQHELLLEEPFGLVCRPDHSLANTTQPLKWQALEGVTFISNGLCEQIRNERFMRINSRTAIQVHNIVTLLGLIQQGMGVTLLPRLAVPDGGEFCFLPLADKTVVRKLYFLENRHHRISPAGQLFKEEVVGSFKEQKI, encoded by the coding sequence ATGAATATCAAACCTGAAAGCCTGCGTACCTTTGTGACGGTAGCCGATTGCGGAAACTTGCATGAAGCCTCGGAAATACTGGGACGTACACCCTCCGCGATTTCCATGACTCTCAAGCAATTGAGCGAGCAGCTGAACACTGAATTATTTGAAACCGACCGCAAATCTAACCTCACTCCAACCGGCCAGTTTGTACTGGAAGAAAGTCGCCGCGCATTAAACAGTTTTGATGAATCGGTGCGAACCATTGAGCGTTACACCAAAGGTGAAATGGGCGTGGTGAGAGTGGCAACGGTGCCCTCGGTGGCCAGCCATTTATTGCCTGCGGTGGTATCGCGGTTTCAACAAAAATCGCCCAAAGTACGGCTGGAGTTACGGGATACAGACTCGGTCATGGTTGCCACTGCGGTGCGTAATGGGAGTGTGGATTGCGGCGTGGCGAGTTTGTCATTTGCCTCGCATGATTTGCAGCATGAGTTATTGCTGGAGGAACCGTTTGGCTTGGTGTGTCGGCCTGATCATTCCCTGGCAAATACCACGCAACCATTGAAATGGCAGGCGCTGGAGGGCGTGACATTTATTAGTAATGGCCTATGCGAACAGATCCGAAATGAGCGCTTTATGCGGATTAATAGTCGTACGGCAATTCAGGTACACAATATTGTGACGTTGCTGGGGCTTATTCAGCAAGGTATGGGGGTGACGCTACTGCCAAGGCTTGCAGTGCCGGATGGTGGGGAATTTTGCTTTTTGCCGTTGGCGGATAAGACGGTGGTTAGGAAGTTGTACTTTTTGGAGAACCGGCATCATCGGATTAGTCCGGCTGGGCAGTTGTTTAAGGAGGAAGTGGTTGGGAGTTTTAAGGAGCAAAAAATATAG
- a CDS encoding type II toxin-antitoxin system RelB/DinJ family antitoxin codes for MSKTATITTRVEPELKANADLILSQLGMTTAQAISMFLKQVELNRGLPFTPRLPPQTTSDHKPFKVQAFNLGSDIMPDRDEMYSDRGL; via the coding sequence ATGAGCAAGACCGCCACTATTACCACACGCGTGGAACCTGAGCTTAAAGCAAATGCTGATCTAATTCTTTCCCAGCTAGGTATGACTACTGCCCAAGCTATTAGTATGTTTTTAAAACAGGTTGAGCTGAACCGAGGTTTACCTTTTACGCCACGCTTACCGCCTCAGACAACGTCTGATCACAAGCCATTCAAAGTACAAGCCTTTAACTTAGGCAGCGACATAATGCCTGACCGAGATGAAATGTACTCTGATCGAGGCCTCTAG
- a CDS encoding type II toxin-antitoxin system VapC family toxin, translated as MYAVDTNLLVYAHNADSVFHEPAKEFIESILNTRDDNGNLKVCIPAQVLVEFINVITWSRLESPLSLPDALHLVKQYRDSGVTILHPKTSQLDTLLTLFESVTTRKKVFDIALVATLKDNGINGLYTVNTKDFVDFDFLDVVNPLG; from the coding sequence ATGTACGCTGTCGATACTAACCTGTTGGTCTATGCTCACAATGCTGACTCCGTATTTCATGAACCCGCGAAAGAATTTATTGAAAGCATTCTAAACACGCGCGACGACAACGGTAATCTTAAGGTGTGTATACCTGCTCAAGTACTGGTTGAGTTCATTAACGTTATTACTTGGTCTCGGTTAGAATCTCCGCTGTCATTGCCGGATGCGCTGCACCTTGTAAAGCAGTACCGAGATTCGGGCGTAACAATCTTGCACCCAAAAACAAGCCAGCTCGATACACTTTTAACTCTGTTTGAGTCAGTGACAACGCGTAAGAAAGTGTTCGATATTGCTCTAGTGGCAACACTTAAAGACAATGGAATTAATGGTTTATATACGGTTAATACCAAGGACTTCGTCGACTTTGATTTTCTGGATGTGGTTAACCCTTTAGGCTAA